In Silene latifolia isolate original U9 population chromosome X, ASM4854445v1, whole genome shotgun sequence, the following proteins share a genomic window:
- the LOC141620063 gene encoding uncharacterized protein LOC141620063 has translation MKGVHWHVYTPKTDTPWSWKTIYRVRQKFELAFSPSGQWLPGSHDYTPASGYNWIRKKQPMVIWEHTVWNSWSVPKHMFINWLITREALLLKDRLLQLGVSPDADCCLCGAATETHVHLFSQCVYTRRLMQLLSSKLKISLPAVNLLGWISSKSWAKVKKWVTIAWIQAVYYTIWIQRNCARLNG, from the coding sequence atgaaaggAGTTCACTGGCATGTTTATACTCCAAAAACTGATACTCCTTGGAGCTGGAAAACCATTTATAGAGTTAGGCAGAAGTTTGAACTGGCTTTCTCCCCCTCTGGTCAATGGTTGCCTGGTTCTCATGACTATACACCTGCTAGTGGATATAATTGGATCAGGAAGAAGCAGCCTATGGTCATTTGGGAGCATACTGTATGGAATTCCTGGTCTGTTCCCAAGCACATGTTTATTAATTGGTTGATAACTCGTGAAGCTTTGCTGCTCAAGGATAGGCTCTTGCAACTTGGAGTCTCTCCTGATGCAGACTGTTGCCTATGTGGTGCTGCTACTGAGACTCATGTACACTTGTTCAGTCAATGTGTGTATACACGAAGACTGATGCAATTACTGAGCAGCAAATTGAAGATCTCTCTGCCTGCTGTTAACCTTCTTGGATGGATCTCCTCCAAATCTTGGGCTAAggtgaagaaatgggttactatAGCTTGGATCCAAGCTGTTTACTACACTATATGGATTCAGCGGAATTGTGCAAGACTCAATGGTTAA